The nucleotide sequence AATATGAAAAAAGACTGGCATACCGCCGATATTATCGCTGCGATACGTAAGAAGAATAAAACGCTGGCATCATTATCCAGAGAGCACGGTTTAAGCTCTTCAACATTAGCAAATGCTTTAACGCGCCCCTAGCCTAAAGGGGAATTACTGATTGCTCAGGAAATTGGTGTCACCCCTGCTGAAATATGGCCCAGTCGGTACTTCGACGAAAATAAGCAGCCTATCAAACGAACCGTCCGAAATGATTTACCAAACAATTCTGATATCACATAAGTTATTTCTATATCCAAAAAAGTAACGACAACTTTTAAACCACTAAGCTAATATAACACGCTGAATTATCATTTTTTTATTACACTTACTGCCCATTCTTTAATATCAGAATTGTATTCAAGCTCTATGAAAGTATAAAAAAGCCCGCATGTTGCGGGCGAGATAATTGTATTTCAGACCATCAGAACACGAACCCGTAGCGCTGATTGATACCACATTTAAAAAGGCGTCCTAGCGTTATTATGTGTATGACTCGCGGTAAACTATACTAATCTGTTGTCTATTTCCCCATACTACCGGAACAATAATCGCTTGAACACAGGTTAAAGTCCAATAGGGATTACCAAATTTGAGCTTTTAGATCAGTATCTAAGCCCACTTAAACAAAAGTGGCTTACTTGATCAAAGGCGGTAAATGTTAAAGGCCACCGGGAGGTTACCCCGATGGCCTTAGCTACGTTTCCGTTATCTATTTCAGAAATGCACGGATCAGCTCTAAAAGCGCGATTAACGCTTTGAGAACGATGATAGCAGTGTCAATAAATGCTTTCACCCGCTTGCTCCCGTTAGGAGCACGACTTAACCAGCCATTGCCTTTACGCTGCCTGTCCGGCTGGCCCTCATCTGTGTTAGCAGGAGAATATCGCGCTCTGACCGAGGCACTGAATCAGCACCACCTGTACTCAGCCAGGACTTAAGAAAACTTGCGTCAAAGATACACAGGCCAGAACGCTACCCCAAACTAACAGCCGTTGATTATAGGTTTATTTTCAAATGATTCAATCAATTAAAATGATGAGTAGATAAAAATAAAAAACCAACTGGTGAGGTTGGTTTTTTATTTTAACCCTTGGATAGGGCAGTTTGTCTTTGTGCTATACGAGATTGGTAGCCTCGGTTCTAGCGCGACATTCTCCTGCTAACATAATCAGTCTACACCTTAAAAAAGGTGTTATCAACCTATGTCATAGCGTAAAAAAGCTCATACAAATGGAATGATATTCACCCAATCACAGGCGAATACTTCTGTTTCAGCCCATCCGATTTATAGCCCGTGTTCCTTATCGCGCTGGCGTTCTCCGGTGCACCTGTGTTGTGGTGCGTATGGGCGGCAGTCTGTTCCGCCAGTGCTTTAACCACATCCAACGTCTCTAACATCAAGGTCATGACATTGATTTGCTGGCTGCCCACCCAAACCACGGGCGCGATGATTTCTTGCCTGGCACCGGCGATACTCTGCTTAAGCAGACCCATCTTCTCTATCAGCTTTTGTCCGATTTCGATACTGGCCTCTTTCCCTACGCTGGCAACGAAATTTGATGAGGTCGCCATACTATAGTCACCGTCTGCAATTTGCCGGACAGCGCCCGCCAATAGCGTAGACGTGCCCAAAACCGTGGTTTTATCCGTGGCCTGTATCGTGGTTTCCCGTGCGACTACGTTACGTGTTTCCGTGTCTGCCCTGACTTCACGGTGCATAGACGATTCATTAATGGTCTGGTCAGTCTGACGAATCCAGTTTCCTTCCTGAGTTACCCTCTGAGAAACTTCCGCCCGCTGTTGCTGCAATTGTTCGCCTGGCTTGATATCGGGCAAGGTATTGCCCTGGC is from Photorhabdus laumondii subsp. laumondii and encodes:
- the dinQ gene encoding damage-inducible type I toxin DinQ, which encodes MDTAIIVLKALIALLELIRAFLK